A genomic segment from Nicotiana sylvestris chromosome 1, ASM39365v2, whole genome shotgun sequence encodes:
- the LOC138871758 gene encoding uncharacterized protein, which yields MANMVGQVLESHKITFHEDELPPEGLGHNKALHITMQCKDYFITMILIDGGSSLNICPLVTVKKLGKGLNEIKDRAINVKDFDGSQRSTIGEISLCLQMGPTWFDFDFQVIDVPSSYNLLLGRRWTHAIGVVASILHQAVKFEWNHQEVIIHGDGSNPIYSHQTIP from the coding sequence atggctaacatggtcggacaggtattggagagtcacaaaattacttttcatgaggatgagctaccgcctgaagggttggggcacaacaaagcactgcacatcactatGCAATGCAAGGATTACTTTATCACCATGATCCTGATTGATGGGggttccagcctcaacatttgtccgctggtaactgttaagaagttgggtaagggactgAACGAGATAAAGGATAGAGCCATCAACGTGAAAgatttcgacggttcccaaaggtccactattggggaaattagtctgtgcttacagatggggccaacttggttcgattttgatttccaagtgatagacgtacCATCATCTTACAATCTACTATTGGGACGACGATGGACTCATGCTATAGGGGTTGTAGCATCAATactacatcaggcagtaaagtttgaatggaatcaccaggaggtgatcattcatggtgacggtagcaaccctatatatagtcaCCAGACCATTCCGtaa